The genomic stretch TATTCCACGGGCCGAGACACCATGCGCCGTGTCTTTATGGTCACGTGGCCGAATGGATGATCATGGCTTTCGTTTATGGGGAATGCGGCAGGTCGGTCGATTCATTCATCACAGTCAACGAGGGGAAGGGGAAAAGTCATGACAGAATTGGGCAAGCATATCCGGATGGAGCGCATCATGAACCGAAACACCGGAACAACCGTCATTGTTCCGATGGATCACGGGATGTCGGTCGGACCCATCCGGGGGCTGACGGACATGAAAACGGCCATTCAGAAAGTGGCGGAAGGAGGGGCCAATGCCATCGTCGAGCACAAGGGGCTTGTGCGGGCAGGGCATCGGGGGCAGGGAAGAGACATCGGGCTGATCGTTCACCTGTCGGCTTCGACATGCCTTTCGCTGTATCCCAACGCGAAGACGCTGGTCTGCACCGTTGAGGAAGCCATCAAGCTGGGCGCCGACGCCATCTCCATTCATGTGAACCTCGGGAATGGCTACGAGAAGGAAATGCTGAAGGATTTCGGCAGGATCAGCTACGAAGCCCGAACCTGGGGGATGCCGCTTCTGGCGATGATCTATCCGAGGGGGGAAAACATTACGAGCGAGTTCGACGTGGAAGTCATCCGGCATGCGGCTCGTGTCGGCGATGAAATGGGTGCGGATATCGTCAAGGTTTCCTACACCGGTTCATCCGAAACCTTTCGTCAGGTTGTCTCGGGCTGTTCCATTCCGGTGGTCATTGCAGGCGGGCCCAAGATGTCCAATGATCTCGAAGTGCTTGAAATGGTAAAGGGAGCGATGGATGCCGGAGGCGCGGGCGTTTCCATCGGCAGAAACGTCTTTCAGCACGCCGATCCGACCGCGATGGTCCGGGCCATTGCCGCAATCGTCCACGATGGGGTCGATGTCGATGCCGCAACCGGTATTTTGAAACGGACGGGGCGGGGGGGCGCATGAACCGGAATCTTTGGGTGAAGATCGATCCCTGGAACAAGGAGATGGTGACCACAGCCATCGAATCGGGCGCGGATGCCGTGATGGTGCCGGAAGGATATGCCGAGCGGGTGAGGGAGCTGGGAAGGATCGTGACCATTGCACCCGATGGCGATCTCAAACCCGGCCAGGATGTGCTCTGCTGTACCATCGCCTGCCAGGAGGACGAACCGGAGATTTTGCGGCTGTGCCGGGATTATCGCGTAATCCTCGAATGTCCGGACTGGACCGTCATCCCGCTCGAAAACCTGATCGCCCAGAATGCATCCGTTGTCGTTCCGGTCAAATCCATCGAAGAGGCTGAGACGGCCCTGGGCATCCTCGAAAAAGGCGTGGATCATCTGCTGGTTGAAGCGCAAAGCCCGGAAGCGCTCCGGAGCATGCTGCTCAAACTGCGCAGTACCGATGAAACTCTGGATCTGCAGATCGGCCGCATCGCGTCCATCCGGCCCGTCGGCATGGGCGATCGTGTCTGTGTGGATACCTGCAGCCTGATGCGGCCCGGCGAGGGGCTGCTGGTTGGCAACAGCAGTTCGGGCTTGTTTCTGATCCATGCGGAAACCCTTCAGAACCCCTATGTTTCCCCGCGACCTTTCCGGGTGAACGCAGGTCCGGTTCATGCCTACACCCGGATGCCGGGCGGAAAAACCGCTTATCTGGCCGATCTTCAGGCGGGAGAAACGGTGCTGGTTGTCGATGCCGGCGGGAAAACCCGGCCTGCCGTCGTCGGCAGGATCAAGATCGAGCGAAGGCCACTGATGATGATCACTGCAACGGTTGAAGATCGAACGATTTCGGTTCTGGTTCAGAATGCCGAGACGATCCGGCTGACACGGCCCAATGGCAGTGCGGCATCGGTCGTCGAGCTGCAGCAGGGGGACGAAATTCTGGTTCGGGTGGAAAATGGAGGCAGACATTTTGGACACGCCATTTCGGAGACGATCATCGAAACATGAACGAAGAAACAGCCCTTCAGACCTTGCGTCTTCAAATCGACGAGATCGACGCCCGCATACTCGATCTGATCAACCAGAGACTGTGTCTGGCCCGTGAAATCGGTGCGCTCAAATCCAGATCCGGTTCGAAAATCCTGGATGTGAGCCGGGAAAAGCGCATTTTCGAGCGGTTGAAGTCGATCAACCAGGGTGTTTTGCATCCCGAAGTCCTCCATCATGTGTTTACCGAAATCATTGCCGCATGCCGGGAGATTCAGGGGCCGGTGACCGTGGCATATCTGGGTCCGGAAGGGACATTCACCCATGCGGCCGCCATCCGGCAATTCGGACACATGGCCCGATTGGTTCCCCTGCCCAGCATTGCGGAGGTCTTTTCACGGGTGGAGAAAGGCGGGGTCGGCTACGGCGTCGTTCCGGTGGAGAATTCCGTGGAAGGACCGGTCAGTGTGACGCTCGATCTCCTGCTGGAAACCGATGCGAATATCCTGGCCGAAATCTATCTCGATATCTCCCATGACCTGTGGGCTGCGAGCGAAGAGCTCTCGGCGGTCTCGGAGGTCTATTCGCATCCGCAGGCCCTGGCCCAGTGCCGAAGATGGCTTGCGGCAAACCTGCCTGTGGCCGTATGCGTGGCATGTGACAGCACGGCTTCGGCTGCAGGGCTGGCGGCGCAAAAGACGAACGCTGCAGCCATTGCCGGGCGGGAAGCCGCGGAGAAATGGGGGCTTCGAAGGCTTGCCGC from Desulfatirhabdium butyrativorans DSM 18734 encodes the following:
- a CDS encoding 2-amino-3,7-dideoxy-D-threo-hept-6-ulosonate synthase, giving the protein MTELGKHIRMERIMNRNTGTTVIVPMDHGMSVGPIRGLTDMKTAIQKVAEGGANAIVEHKGLVRAGHRGQGRDIGLIVHLSASTCLSLYPNAKTLVCTVEEAIKLGADAISIHVNLGNGYEKEMLKDFGRISYEARTWGMPLLAMIYPRGENITSEFDVEVIRHAARVGDEMGADIVKVSYTGSSETFRQVVSGCSIPVVIAGGPKMSNDLEVLEMVKGAMDAGGAGVSIGRNVFQHADPTAMVRAIAAIVHDGVDVDAATGILKRTGRGGA
- the pheA gene encoding prephenate dehydratase, coding for MNEETALQTLRLQIDEIDARILDLINQRLCLAREIGALKSRSGSKILDVSREKRIFERLKSINQGVLHPEVLHHVFTEIIAACREIQGPVTVAYLGPEGTFTHAAAIRQFGHMARLVPLPSIAEVFSRVEKGGVGYGVVPVENSVEGPVSVTLDLLLETDANILAEIYLDISHDLWAASEELSAVSEVYSHPQALAQCRRWLAANLPVAVCVACDSTASAAGLAAQKTNAAAIAGREAAEKWGLRRLAAGIEDCGRNTTRFLVIGKDAPKPSGKDKTSLVFATAHVPGALYRVLEPLNAIGVNMVKLESRPARTANWTYHFFVDIEGHIADPKIERVLDELKQRTMFVRWLGSYPSAGANGQ
- a CDS encoding 3-dehydroquinate synthase II — protein: MNRNLWVKIDPWNKEMVTTAIESGADAVMVPEGYAERVRELGRIVTIAPDGDLKPGQDVLCCTIACQEDEPEILRLCRDYRVILECPDWTVIPLENLIAQNASVVVPVKSIEEAETALGILEKGVDHLLVEAQSPEALRSMLLKLRSTDETLDLQIGRIASIRPVGMGDRVCVDTCSLMRPGEGLLVGNSSSGLFLIHAETLQNPYVSPRPFRVNAGPVHAYTRMPGGKTAYLADLQAGETVLVVDAGGKTRPAVVGRIKIERRPLMMITATVEDRTISVLVQNAETIRLTRPNGSAASVVELQQGDEILVRVENGGRHFGHAISETIIET